Proteins found in one Maridesulfovibrio sp. genomic segment:
- a CDS encoding substrate-binding domain-containing protein has translation MILYSDSALNKFLIIAFLLISIFCIPQQTKASNCIVTQKFRIAVIPERGDLDFWKLLKKGATQAAIDNGNVKILWIAPNVEDNLKEQQRKIEWCIENHVDAIVISPIHSLKMKTSINNALKEGIPVIQMVSGISFGKNSGYVHSNNFQGGILAAKYLNEKLDGKGSVLLGMFERGNSPVLSRIKGFKHQLDKSGSQIKIAKSFYLDENEKRNKSKIHIAMWRGKLNHKMNVKTDAVIGMNESSCETLLKNLKEMDMMKGITFVAFNPDPNMVKDIQQGIISAGIAQDPYKIGKIAIDQAVMAAKGKSIPPETTTEVHLITKENLQQPEIQEVLGLKERNI, from the coding sequence ATGATACTTTATAGCGACTCAGCTCTTAATAAATTCCTGATTATTGCATTTTTACTGATCTCAATCTTCTGCATTCCACAACAGACGAAAGCCTCGAACTGCATTGTCACCCAAAAATTTCGCATCGCGGTGATTCCTGAGCGAGGCGATCTTGATTTCTGGAAATTGCTGAAAAAAGGGGCCACACAGGCAGCGATTGATAACGGAAATGTCAAGATACTCTGGATAGCGCCGAACGTCGAAGACAACCTTAAAGAGCAGCAGAGAAAAATAGAATGGTGCATCGAGAATCATGTTGATGCCATCGTCATTTCCCCGATACACAGTCTAAAAATGAAAACGTCCATAAATAATGCCTTAAAGGAAGGAATACCTGTAATTCAGATGGTTTCCGGAATTTCGTTTGGCAAGAACTCAGGCTATGTCCATTCCAATAATTTTCAGGGAGGAATACTGGCCGCTAAGTACTTAAACGAAAAACTGGACGGCAAAGGTTCAGTGCTTCTTGGTATGTTCGAGCGGGGAAACTCTCCTGTTCTCAGCAGAATCAAAGGATTCAAACATCAATTAGACAAATCCGGATCACAAATTAAGATCGCTAAATCCTTTTACCTTGATGAAAACGAAAAAAGAAACAAATCCAAGATTCATATTGCCATGTGGCGCGGTAAACTCAACCATAAAATGAATGTAAAAACCGATGCCGTGATCGGGATGAACGAAAGCAGCTGCGAAACACTGCTTAAAAATCTCAAAGAAATGGACATGATGAAAGGGATTACTTTTGTTGCTTTCAACCCCGACCCGAATATGGTGAAAGATATCCAGCAGGGAATCATTTCAGCCGGTATAGCTCAGGACCCTTACAAAATCGGTAAGATTGCTATAGATCAAGCAGTAATGGCGGCCAAAGGAAAAAGCATTCCCCCCGAAACCACAACTGAAGTGCATTTGATCACTAAAGAAAATCTGCAACAGCCTGAAATTCAAGAAGTACTCGGACTTAAAGAACGTAATATTTAA
- a CDS encoding FtsX-like permease family protein: MLFVSLALRNIMRNKRRSLLTISAMVLSSAMLLLAIGVSAGKMQDMLASATDQYYGHIVISGKGYQKSRSIFTNFQLEPEQLKILSGLDYVKGYSPRLRGFGLLCCKENSLPVEALGIRPEMEKDVTVLQDSLIAGTQLGNDPDGVLLGEGLARKLGVCPGDDLAFVSGASDGSVGNGILVVKGIFRTGNFRNDNELILLNLHWLQDILVLPDTIHSLAVSVQDPMRAKPIAAKLQRMFGNRFEVLDWSSFLPEIRDAIAISYVTNIIVMTIFYLATGLGIFNTFYMSVMERSYEFGILMALGTRPWQIRLLVLLETFFMGLIAVTLGAGLGLGINIYLQNVGIDLSGSVEPITYAGGTILPKIHASIDFFYQISAALFLLFVCIAAGFLPANRAAKLNPVQVIRGD, translated from the coding sequence ATGCTATTCGTGTCTCTTGCCCTGCGCAATATCATGCGTAATAAACGCCGCTCCTTATTGACCATCTCAGCCATGGTACTTTCTTCCGCCATGCTGCTTTTGGCTATCGGGGTATCGGCCGGTAAAATGCAGGATATGCTCGCCTCGGCAACAGACCAGTATTATGGCCATATCGTCATTTCCGGCAAAGGGTATCAGAAGAGCCGAAGTATATTTACAAACTTTCAGTTAGAACCGGAGCAATTGAAAATTCTTTCAGGGCTGGATTACGTTAAAGGATATTCCCCAAGGTTGCGCGGTTTCGGGCTTCTTTGCTGTAAGGAAAATTCGTTACCTGTCGAAGCATTGGGCATTCGTCCTGAGATGGAAAAGGATGTAACTGTTCTACAGGACAGTCTCATAGCGGGCACACAGCTCGGAAATGATCCTGACGGAGTTCTTCTCGGAGAAGGTTTGGCCCGGAAACTTGGAGTATGCCCCGGAGATGATTTGGCTTTTGTTTCCGGTGCCAGTGATGGTTCAGTCGGTAATGGAATTCTGGTTGTAAAAGGTATTTTCAGAACAGGTAATTTTCGCAATGACAATGAATTAATCCTCCTAAACCTCCATTGGTTGCAGGACATTCTGGTTTTGCCTGATACGATCCATTCTCTGGCCGTAAGCGTACAGGACCCTATGCGGGCCAAGCCGATTGCCGCAAAGCTCCAGAGGATGTTCGGCAATAGGTTTGAAGTGCTGGACTGGAGTTCTTTCCTTCCTGAAATCAGGGATGCCATTGCTATCAGCTATGTCACCAATATCATTGTAATGACAATTTTTTATCTGGCTACCGGGCTTGGCATTTTCAACACTTTCTACATGTCGGTCATGGAACGTTCATATGAATTCGGCATCTTGATGGCTTTGGGCACACGGCCTTGGCAGATAAGACTTCTGGTTTTGCTGGAGACATTCTTCATGGGGTTAATTGCTGTGACTCTCGGTGCCGGGCTGGGACTCGGTATAAACATTTATCTACAGAATGTAGGTATCGATTTGAGCGGGAGTGTTGAGCCGATAACTTATGCCGGAGGCACCATTCTACCGAAAATTCATGCTTCGATTGACTTTTTTTATCAGATTTCGGCTGCACTCTTTTTACTTTTCGTGTGTATTGCAGCGGGTTTTCTACCCGCGAACAGAGCTGCAAAATTAAATCCTGTTCAGGTGATACGAGGAGATTAG
- a CDS encoding response regulator transcription factor — protein MSNLIKVLLVDDHDIVRIGVRSFLGSFDDIEVVGEAANGQEAVELTADLSPDIILMDMLMPVMDGIQAIREIRDRKLPGRIIALTSFATDDKLFPAIKAGAMGYLLKDSTPDELLEAIRRVHRGEPSLAPDIARKVLSELSQTGDESATPTPDPLTPRELDTLKLVAKGKSNKVIAGEMFVSEATVRTHMTSILSKLHLANRVEATLYALREGIASL, from the coding sequence ATGAGTAATTTGATTAAAGTGCTGCTGGTGGATGATCATGATATCGTGCGTATCGGTGTCCGTAGCTTTCTGGGCAGTTTTGATGATATCGAGGTAGTCGGGGAGGCCGCTAACGGTCAGGAAGCGGTAGAGCTGACAGCCGATCTTTCCCCGGACATAATCCTTATGGATATGCTCATGCCGGTTATGGACGGTATTCAGGCCATCCGCGAGATCAGGGACCGCAAGCTTCCCGGTCGGATTATCGCCCTTACTAGTTTCGCAACAGACGATAAACTTTTTCCGGCAATCAAGGCCGGAGCAATGGGATACCTGCTAAAGGATTCAACTCCCGATGAACTTCTGGAGGCCATACGCCGTGTGCACCGTGGCGAACCTTCCCTTGCACCGGATATTGCCCGCAAGGTGCTCTCCGAGCTTTCTCAGACCGGAGACGAATCCGCGACCCCGACGCCTGATCCGCTCACCCCGCGGGAGCTGGATACTCTTAAGCTCGTGGCCAAGGGTAAAAGTAATAAGGTTATTGCCGGGGAGATGTTTGTCAGTGAGGCCACCGTACGTACCCATATGACCAGCATTCTTTCCAAACTGCATCTGGCCAATCGTGTGGAGGCTACCCTTTACGCCCTGCGCGAAGGAATTGCTTCTCTTTAA
- a CDS encoding nitroreductase family protein → MKNFSVNEDLCVLCGLCAKDCFFGIIELDEYPRLTDENKCFACQHCLAVCPTGAISILGNSPEDSTPLKGAMPSEDEVAMLIKGRRSVRSYKQEPLAPERIQKLLDTAWHAPTGVNTQCVHITLVDDPESVKNLSDEIFSRLEEALENGISEISYVEELFRMACRRKKEEGVDILFRGAPHFVLVSAPRTFPSGPADMAIFLSYFELMAQSMGIGTLWNGILKRVVESVLPDLKGKLGIPEDHDLGYAMLFGEPEFKYQRTVERAPARVRRVKWKS, encoded by the coding sequence ATGAAAAATTTCTCTGTTAACGAAGATCTTTGCGTTCTGTGCGGACTCTGTGCGAAGGATTGCTTTTTTGGCATAATCGAGCTCGATGAGTACCCGCGACTTACCGACGAAAATAAATGTTTCGCGTGTCAGCACTGTCTGGCGGTCTGTCCTACCGGCGCTATTTCCATACTTGGAAATTCTCCTGAAGATTCCACTCCGCTCAAGGGAGCAATGCCGAGTGAAGATGAAGTTGCCATGCTGATCAAAGGCCGCCGTTCTGTTCGATCCTACAAGCAGGAACCTTTGGCTCCCGAAAGAATTCAAAAACTGCTCGATACTGCATGGCATGCTCCTACCGGAGTGAATACGCAATGTGTTCACATTACACTTGTTGATGACCCGGAATCGGTTAAAAATTTAAGTGACGAAATATTCAGCCGTCTTGAAGAAGCTTTGGAAAATGGAATTTCTGAAATTTCTTATGTTGAAGAGCTTTTCAGAATGGCCTGTCGGCGGAAAAAGGAAGAGGGGGTGGATATACTTTTTCGAGGTGCTCCCCACTTCGTCCTCGTTTCCGCACCGCGCACCTTTCCCAGCGGGCCGGCGGATATGGCCATTTTCCTTTCGTATTTCGAACTCATGGCCCAGTCCATGGGAATAGGTACGCTCTGGAATGGTATACTAAAAAGGGTAGTCGAATCCGTGCTGCCGGACCTGAAAGGTAAACTAGGCATCCCGGAAGATCATGATCTGGGCTACGCCATGCTTTTCGGCGAACCTGAATTCAAATATCAGCGCACAGTTGAGCGCGCCCCTGCCCGAGTGCGACGGGTAAAGTGGAAAAGTTGA
- a CDS encoding DUF6506 family protein: protein MSNVLKAAFIFVAPNADPEKHRSWVRSEAVEVLTIGVSNYEQAESVARDLVEKEGIGAIELCGGFGAVGTAKIAAAVDVPVGAVRFDIHPGLGNVSGDKLFN from the coding sequence ATGAGTAATGTATTAAAAGCGGCATTCATTTTCGTTGCCCCTAATGCTGATCCCGAAAAACATAGAAGCTGGGTTCGCTCAGAAGCAGTCGAAGTGTTGACCATCGGCGTAAGCAACTATGAGCAGGCCGAATCTGTAGCCCGTGATCTGGTGGAAAAAGAAGGCATCGGAGCCATTGAGCTTTGTGGTGGCTTCGGCGCTGTTGGAACAGCTAAAATTGCTGCCGCTGTGGATGTTCCTGTCGGCGCGGTTCGTTTTGATATTCACCCCGGGCTCGGCAATGTAAGCGGGGATAAACTTTTCAATTAA
- a CDS encoding ABC transporter ATP-binding protein: protein MSLIEIKNLSKTYTFGEQVVHAVCDLDLEIEKTEFAVLAGPSGSGKTTLLNLMGGLDQPTAGTINVDGYSIDQARPKDLAEFRLRSIGFIFQDHNLIPVLTAAENAEYVLLLQKVPKKERRIIVDSVFQELGLNGLQNRMPKELSGGQQQRVAIARALAPNPKLILADEPTASLDSKTSSDLLELFLDLNNRKGISIVASSHDPMVMDYSKRTILLQDGRLKSSDSHD, encoded by the coding sequence ATGAGCCTGATAGAAATCAAGAATTTATCAAAAACATACACATTCGGTGAACAAGTTGTCCATGCGGTATGTGATCTTGACCTTGAAATTGAAAAAACAGAATTTGCCGTTCTTGCGGGTCCTTCCGGCAGTGGCAAAACAACACTGCTGAACTTGATGGGAGGACTTGATCAGCCGACAGCTGGAACTATAAACGTGGACGGATACAGCATTGATCAAGCCAGACCTAAAGATCTTGCAGAATTTCGTTTAAGATCTATTGGTTTTATCTTTCAGGATCATAACCTGATCCCCGTCCTGACTGCTGCCGAAAATGCCGAGTATGTTTTATTGTTGCAAAAAGTCCCTAAGAAGGAACGGCGAATAATTGTGGATTCAGTGTTTCAGGAGCTGGGGTTAAATGGTCTGCAGAACAGAATGCCTAAAGAGTTATCAGGTGGACAACAACAAAGAGTCGCTATCGCACGGGCTTTGGCTCCTAACCCGAAATTGATTCTTGCCGACGAACCAACTGCCAGTCTTGACTCCAAAACCAGTTCCGACCTGCTTGAATTGTTCCTTGACCTGAACAACAGAAAAGGAATTTCTATCGTCGCCAGCTCACATGACCCAATGGTTATGGATTACTCAAAACGTACTATTCTTTTGCAGGATGGACGGCTCAAGAGCAGTGACTCCCATGATTGA
- a CDS encoding FtsX-like permease family protein produces the protein MNSFQLAWRNLFRHKGRILLTLVGLSLSLALVQTFHNFTKGVYSYMVETGVRSGSGHIVICRKNYLKSKDSENFFIPGDLTKKISALTGVQTVLPRVEFSGLAQSSRESRNIRVAGVDIAKERTVNPLLRDVSGNIFANWHKRDALVGSILLKELQVKPGQKFVVTAQGDDGELVSELFRVKGALNTGIRAVDSSLVMISSTKASSMLGVPGATHKLAVVLNDAGIIEQAFPAVNSLLKTRLELKAFSWEKAMPNLYNAIRWDYVSMKFLSIIVLMIVTVGVMNTLLMGVMERIYEFGVLKAIGTSPNQLRSMIMVEALLLGVLGTVLGSALASVATLYLVHYGFDLRLFIPANLEFGGVLFSALLYAQWDVPWMCKFALYLFCLCLAASVYPAMKATNISPVKALRHI, from the coding sequence TTGAATTCATTCCAACTGGCATGGCGGAATCTTTTTCGGCATAAAGGCCGTATTTTACTTACTCTGGTAGGATTAAGCCTTAGCCTCGCTCTTGTTCAGACATTTCATAATTTCACAAAAGGGGTTTACTCCTACATGGTGGAAACCGGGGTCCGGTCGGGAAGCGGACATATCGTAATATGCAGGAAAAATTATCTTAAAAGTAAGGATAGCGAAAATTTTTTTATTCCCGGAGATCTTACTAAAAAGATTTCAGCCCTTACGGGTGTTCAAACCGTATTGCCCCGGGTAGAGTTTTCAGGATTAGCTCAATCCAGCCGGGAAAGCAGGAATATTAGGGTCGCAGGGGTTGATATAGCTAAAGAAAGAACTGTAAATCCCCTTTTAAGGGACGTCTCCGGTAATATTTTTGCAAACTGGCATAAAAGGGATGCCCTTGTGGGAAGCATTCTTCTGAAGGAATTGCAGGTCAAACCGGGGCAAAAGTTTGTTGTAACCGCTCAAGGAGACGACGGTGAGCTTGTCAGCGAATTATTCCGGGTGAAAGGAGCATTGAATACCGGTATTAGAGCGGTGGACAGTTCCCTCGTGATGATAAGTAGTACTAAAGCTTCTTCAATGCTTGGTGTCCCCGGCGCTACCCATAAACTGGCTGTTGTCCTGAATGATGCAGGAATCATAGAGCAGGCTTTTCCTGCGGTAAATAGTTTATTGAAAACCAGACTCGAGTTAAAAGCTTTTTCCTGGGAAAAGGCCATGCCCAATCTTTATAATGCCATCCGTTGGGATTATGTAAGTATGAAATTCCTTTCCATAATCGTACTGATGATCGTGACTGTTGGTGTTATGAATACCCTGCTTATGGGGGTCATGGAGCGCATTTATGAATTCGGAGTCCTAAAAGCAATAGGGACATCACCAAACCAACTCCGATCAATGATCATGGTTGAGGCATTGCTTCTTGGCGTCCTGGGTACAGTTCTGGGGTCCGCGCTTGCCTCTGTTGCGACTCTTTATTTGGTCCATTATGGATTTGACTTACGCTTGTTCATACCGGCTAATCTGGAATTCGGAGGGGTACTCTTTTCCGCTCTACTTTATGCTCAATGGGATGTTCCATGGATGTGCAAATTCGCTCTGTATCTTTTTTGTTTATGTTTGGCCGCTTCAGTTTATCCTGCAATGAAAGCTACAAATATATCACCAGTAAAAGCGCTTAGGCATATATAA
- a CDS encoding DUF5675 family protein, protein MKKIKLLRVERGNEATLGVIVVAGKAVCWTLEEPWRNNKADISCVPEGKYPLKLEFSPSKGRQLWTIKDVPGRSYVRIHTGNTVDDTEGCPLTGTRPGYLNGKRAVLGSREGFKDFMAVMSGSGKAEIEIKSFG, encoded by the coding sequence TTGAAAAAAATTAAATTGTTACGTGTTGAACGGGGAAATGAAGCCACGCTTGGCGTGATCGTCGTCGCAGGTAAAGCCGTGTGCTGGACTCTTGAAGAGCCGTGGAGAAACAACAAGGCGGATATTTCCTGCGTACCCGAGGGGAAGTATCCATTGAAACTTGAGTTTTCCCCCTCCAAGGGCCGGCAGTTATGGACGATCAAAGATGTGCCGGGTCGTTCGTATGTACGCATCCACACCGGAAATACGGTTGATGATACAGAGGGGTGTCCGTTGACTGGAACGCGTCCCGGATATTTGAACGGGAAAAGGGCGGTTCTCGGCAGCAGGGAAGGATTTAAGGACTTTATGGCTGTCATGTCCGGCTCAGGGAAAGCCGAGATTGAGATTAAATCATTCGGTTAA
- a CDS encoding antibiotic biosynthesis monooxygenase family protein gives MFSKDNLILTTRIKAKSGHEDEMRSVLEEGIRRCAGQEGLIIYNLQQDKDDPTLFLFYGHFTSEASYRMHMDSEPVRRIYDEVVLLAEGTPQTRLWIMLEKVE, from the coding sequence ATGTTCAGCAAGGATAATTTAATTCTGACCACACGTATCAAGGCTAAATCCGGTCACGAGGATGAAATGCGCTCTGTACTGGAAGAAGGTATACGTAGGTGTGCCGGGCAGGAAGGTTTGATAATATACAACCTGCAGCAGGATAAGGATGATCCGACTTTGTTTTTATTTTATGGTCATTTCACGTCCGAGGCATCTTACCGGATGCATATGGATAGTGAACCTGTGCGCAGGATATATGATGAGGTAGTCCTCCTTGCTGAAGGAACTCCTCAAACCCGGCTCTGGATTATGCTCGAAAAAGTTGAGTAA
- a CDS encoding outer membrane lipoprotein-sorting protein, producing the protein MQKINKLILILFLFVALFNAFPKSAFALDLQTVIRNVEEQYNGDSSYVEAIMKIKTGNWDRTIAIKGWSLGRSFSLTKILKPKKEKGIATLKARKEVWNYLPRIDRVIKIPPSMMGAPWMGSHISNDDLVKANHVDLDYNLSLIEETPKLWQIKCIPKPDAPVVWGKIIYTILKKDYVPLVIEYFDEDMLKVRSISFDDVQVMDGHIIPLRMTVQPEDKPDERTVLTYTNIDFDISIQEDFFSLFKLKQMRTYKSHLGRNRE; encoded by the coding sequence CTTCAACGCGTTTCCTAAATCTGCTTTTGCGCTCGATTTGCAGACTGTGATTCGTAATGTGGAAGAGCAATACAACGGCGACTCGTCTTATGTGGAAGCAATTATGAAGATAAAAACCGGTAACTGGGACCGGACAATCGCAATTAAGGGCTGGTCCCTTGGACGTAGTTTCAGCCTGACTAAAATTCTCAAACCCAAAAAAGAAAAAGGGATAGCGACTCTCAAAGCGCGCAAAGAGGTTTGGAATTATCTGCCACGCATTGATAGAGTGATAAAAATACCACCCTCCATGATGGGGGCTCCGTGGATGGGGAGTCATATTTCAAATGATGATCTCGTCAAAGCTAATCATGTTGACTTGGACTATAATTTAAGCCTCATCGAAGAAACACCGAAGCTATGGCAGATTAAATGTATACCCAAACCGGATGCTCCGGTGGTCTGGGGCAAAATTATATATACAATTTTAAAAAAGGATTATGTTCCGCTGGTTATAGAATATTTTGATGAAGATATGCTTAAGGTACGATCTATTTCGTTTGATGATGTTCAAGTGATGGATGGACATATCATCCCTTTGCGAATGACCGTCCAGCCGGAAGATAAGCCGGATGAGCGAACTGTACTCACTTATACCAATATTGATTTCGATATTTCAATACAGGAGGATTTCTTTTCACTGTTTAAATTAAAACAGATGCGCACATATAAAAGCCATCTTGGCAGAAACCGGGAATAA
- a CDS encoding DUF6125 family protein: protein MNESKPTAAEDITEIIRQLSAHYGLWLAESVHQLGLEAALDAEKEAGDRFFTILSGKLGRALGLRPQDLLSGVDQEKLDKIGMALRSAWLAADGVWFQAIEGQTDMVTAKRVNDSCWSRFSPLEARRAKDILSLPENGGIQALKSALGVRMYAHLNSWEFLEETDNSVIFRMTECRVQSARKRKGLADYPCKSGGITEYTGFAKEIDSRLRCECIGCPPDEHPDEWVCAWKFTIAE from the coding sequence ATGAATGAATCCAAACCCACAGCAGCTGAAGACATAACAGAAATAATCCGCCAGCTTTCCGCCCACTACGGACTTTGGTTAGCCGAAAGTGTACATCAGCTCGGCCTTGAGGCTGCCCTTGATGCGGAAAAAGAAGCTGGCGACCGTTTCTTCACTATTCTTTCCGGCAAGCTTGGCCGGGCATTGGGACTCCGCCCGCAGGATCTGCTTTCTGGTGTTGATCAGGAAAAACTTGATAAAATAGGTATGGCCCTGCGCTCAGCATGGCTAGCGGCGGATGGAGTCTGGTTTCAGGCCATTGAAGGACAGACGGATATGGTTACCGCCAAACGGGTGAATGATTCCTGCTGGTCACGCTTTTCGCCACTGGAAGCAAGACGGGCAAAAGACATACTGAGCCTGCCTGAAAACGGCGGGATTCAGGCTTTAAAATCCGCACTTGGCGTGCGTATGTACGCACATCTTAACAGTTGGGAATTCCTCGAGGAAACCGATAATTCCGTAATCTTCCGCATGACTGAATGCCGGGTCCAGTCCGCCAGAAAACGTAAAGGTCTGGCAGATTATCCATGCAAATCAGGCGGAATTACTGAATATACAGGATTTGCTAAGGAAATAGATTCCAGGCTGCGCTGTGAATGTATCGGCTGCCCACCGGATGAACACCCCGATGAATGGGTCTGCGCGTGGAAATTCACCATCGCGGAGTAA
- a CDS encoding flavin reductase family protein gives MKKEIKPNTLAMPTPVWCVGTYDKDDKPNVMTIAWGGICCSTPPMLTVSLRKATYTYGAIMERGVYTVSIPSAKYVVEADYFGIASGKDTDKFSATGLTPVRSTVVDAPYVDEFPLIFECKVVETVELGLHTQFVGEILGIKADENVLNEKGRPMMDAVDCFTFSPTTREYLGLGDVVGKSFSIGKKFLK, from the coding sequence ATGAAAAAGGAAATTAAACCTAACACACTTGCTATGCCGACCCCGGTCTGGTGCGTCGGCACTTACGATAAAGATGATAAGCCGAATGTCATGACTATCGCATGGGGCGGCATTTGTTGTTCCACACCGCCTATGCTCACTGTTTCTCTGCGTAAGGCTACTTACACTTACGGAGCAATTATGGAGCGCGGTGTATATACTGTATCCATCCCTTCCGCTAAGTATGTTGTCGAGGCTGATTATTTCGGCATTGCCAGCGGCAAGGACACTGATAAATTTTCCGCTACCGGGCTGACTCCGGTTCGGTCCACCGTTGTGGATGCGCCTTATGTAGACGAATTCCCGCTTATCTTTGAATGTAAAGTAGTTGAAACAGTCGAGCTTGGACTGCATACACAGTTTGTTGGTGAAATTTTAGGTATAAAAGCCGATGAAAATGTCCTGAATGAAAAAGGGAGACCCATGATGGACGCGGTTGATTGTTTTACCTTCAGCCCGACAACTCGCGAATATTTAGGGCTGGGCGATGTGGTCGGCAAAAGTTTTAGCATTGGTAAGAAATTTTTGAAGTAA